A window of the Equus przewalskii isolate Varuska chromosome 10, EquPr2, whole genome shotgun sequence genome harbors these coding sequences:
- the LLGL2 gene encoding LLGL scribble cell polarity complex component 2 isoform X1, which yields MPLPWQPGAELWEGRLLSAVSLGGGPRPPRVPGTIYFSGKRRDTGRGAPSCGQVRAGSCKGSKMRRFLRPGHDLARERLKRDLFQFNKTVEHGFPHQPSALGYSPSLHILAIGTRSGAVKLYGAPGVEFMGLHRENNAVVQIHFLPGQCQLVTLLDDNSLHLWSLKVKGGVSELQEDESFMLRGPPGAAPSATQITVVLPHSSRELLYLGTESGNVFVVQLPAFRTLEDRTISPDAVLQRLPEEARQRRVFEMVEALQEHPRDPHQILIGYSRGLVVIWDLRGSRVLCHFLSSQQLENVCWQRDGRLIVSCHSDGSYHQWPVSTDAQPLEPLHSHVPYGPFPCKAITKIFWLTTRQGSPFTIFQGGMPRASYGDRHCISVIHNDQQTAFDFTSRVIDFTVLAEADPAAAFDDPYALVVLAEEELVVIDLQTAGWPLVQPPYLASLHCSAITCSHHVSNIPLKLWERIIAAGSRQNTHFSTMEWPIDGGTSLAPAPPQRDLLLTGHEDGTVRFWDASGVCLRLLYKLSTVRVFLTDTDPNENLSAQGEDEWPPLRKVGSFDPYSDDPRLGIQKIFLCKYSGYLAVAGTAGQVLVLELNDEEAEHTVEQVEADLLQDQEGYRWKGHERLCARPGPVRFEPGFQPFVLVQCQPPAVVTSLALHSEWRLVAFGTSHGFGLFDHQQRRQVFVKCTLHPSDQLALEGPLSRVKSLKKSLRQSFRRIRRSRVSSRKRRPAGPPGEVPEGSSRAERTGLQNMELAPVQRKIEARSAEDSFTGFVRTLYFADTYLRDSSRHCPSLWAGTNGGAVYAFALRVPPAERRMDELVRAEQAKEIQLMHRAPIVGILVLDGHSVPLPEPLEVAHDLSKSPDMQGSHQLLVVSEEQFKVFTLPKVSAKLKLKLTALEGSRVRRVSVAHFGSCRVEDYGEHHLAVLTNLGDVQVVSVPLLKPQVRYSCIRREDVSGIASCVFTKYGQGFYLISPSEFERFSLSTKWLVEPRCLVDSAETKNHSCPRNGSGPEKALGRARNSGSQSDGEERRPSPVMEHALLNDERVLKEIQSTLEGDRGNYGDWRSQRVAVRYSLSNGGAE from the exons ATGCCCCTCCCTTGGCAGCCCGGAGCCGAGTTGTGGGAGGGACGGCTCCTCTCTGCAGTCAGCCTCGGAGGTGGCCCTAGGCCCCCGCGCGTTCCGGGAACTATTTACTTCTCCGGGAAGCGGCGGGACACTGGGCGCGGCGCGCCGTCCTGTGGCCAGGTGCGCGCAG GGAGCTGCAAAGGAAGCAAGATGAGGCGGTTCCTGAGGCCGGGACACGACCTTGCACGTGAGAGGCTCAAGCGGGACCTCTTCCAGTTTAACAAG ACGGTGGAACATGGCTTCCCGCACCAGCCCAGTGCCCTCGGCTACAGCCCCTCTCTGCACATCCTGGCCATCGGCACCCGCTCCGGAGCCGTCAAGCT CTATGGTGCCCCAGGGGTGGAGTTCATGGGGCTGCACCGGGAGAACAACGCCGTAGTGCAGATCCATTTCCTGCCTGGCCAG TGCCAGCTGGTCACTCTGCTGGACGACAACAGCCTGCACCTGTGGAGCCTGAAGGTGAAAGGTGGGGTGTCAGAGCTACAGGAGGATGAGAGTTTCATGCTGCGTGGCCCCCCAGG GGCTGCCCCCAGTGCCACACAGATCACCGTGGTCCTGCCACATTCCTCCCGAGAGCTGCTCTACCTGGGCACTGAGAGCGGCAACGTGTTTGTGGTACAGCTGCCTGCCTTCCGCACCCTGGAGGACCGGACCATCAGCCCGGATGCCGTGCTGCAGCG GTTGCCAGAGGAGGCCCGCCAGCGGCGCGTGTTTGAGATGGTGGAGGCTCTGCAGGAACACCCTCGAGACCCCCACCAGATCCTCATCGGCTACAGCCGGGGCCTCGTTGTCATCTGGGACCTGCGGGGCAGCCGTGTGCTCTGCCATTTCCTCAGCAGCCAG CAACTGGAGAACGTGTGCTGGCAGCGGGACGGCCGCCTGATTGTCAGCTGCCATTCTGACGGCAGCTATCACCAGTGGCCTGTGTCCACCGACGCCCAGCCACTGGAGCCCCTGCACAGCCACGTGCCTTACG GTCCTTTTCCTTGCAAAGCTATTACCAAAATCTTCTGGCTGACCACCAGGCAGGG GTCGCCCTTCACCATCTTCCAGGGTGGTATGCCTCGGGCCAGCTATGGGGACCGCCACTGCATCTCAGTGATCCACAATGACCAGCAGACAGCCTTCGACTTCACCTCCCGTGTCATTGACTTTACTGTCCTTGCCGAGGCAGACCCTGCAGCAG CCTTTGATGACCCCTACGCACTAGTGGTGCTGGCTGAGGAGGAGCTGGTGGTGATTGACCTGCAGACAGCCGGTTGGCCGCTGGTCCAGCCTCCCTACCTGGCCTCCCTGCACTGCTCTGCCATCACCTGCTCCCACCACGTCTCCAACATCCCCCTGAAGCTGTGGGAGCGGATCATTGCTGCTGGCAGCCGGCAGAATACACACTTCTCCACCATG GAGTGGCCCATTGATGGTGGCACCAGTctggccccggccccgccccagaGGGACCTGCTGCTCACGGG GCACGAGGATGGCACGGTGCGGTTCTGGGACGCCTCTGGCGTCTGCTTGCGGCTGCTCTATAAACTCAGCACGGTACGAGTGTTCCTCACTGACACAGACCCCAACGAGAACCTCAGTGCCCAGGGCGAAGATGAGTGGCCCCCACTCCGCAAG GTGGGCTCCTTCGACCCCTACAGTGATGATCCCCGGCTGGGCATCCAGAAGATTTTCCTCTGCAAATACAGTGGCTACCTGGCTGTGGCAGGCACGGCAGGGCAG GTGCTCGTGCTGGAGCTGAATGACGAGGAGGCAGAGCACACTGTGGAGCAGGTGGAGGCCGACCTGCTGCAGGACCAGGAGGGCTACCGCTGGAAGGGGCACGAGCGCCTGTGTGCCCGCCCAGGGCCCGTGCGCTTCGAGCCCGGCTTCCAACCCTTTGTGTTGGTGCAGTGCCAGCCCCCGGCTGTGGTCACCTCCTTGGCCCTACACTCTGAGTGGCGGCTCGTGGCCTTTGGCACCAGCCACGGCTTTGGCCTCTTTGACCACCAGCAACGGCGACAGGTCTTTGTCAA GTGCACACTGCACCCCAGCGACCAGCTAGCCTTGGAGGGCCCACTGTCCCGTGTGAAGTCCCTAAAGAAGTCCCTGCGCCAGTCCTTCCGCCGGATACGTCGCAGCCGAGTGTCCAGCCGGAAGCGGCGGCCAGCTGGGCCCCCAGGGGAG GtgccagagggaagctccagggCAGAGCGGACGGGCCTGCAGAACATGGAGCTGGCGCCTGTGCAGCGCAAGATCGAGGCCCGCTCGGCGGAGGACTCCTTCACAGGCTTCGTCCGGACCCTCTACTTCGCTGACACCTACTTGAGGGACA GCTCCCGCCACTGCCCCTCACTGTGGGCTGGAACCAATGGGGGTGCTGTCTACGCCTTCGCCCTGCGTGTGCCCCCCGCTGAGCGGAGAATGGATGAGCTGGTGCGGGCAGAGCAGG CCAAGGAGATCCAGCTAATGCACCGAGCGCCCATAGTGGGCATCCTGGTGCTGGATGGACACAGCGTGCCCCTTCCTGAGCCCCTGGAAGTGGCGCATGACCTGTCGAAGAGCCCAGACATGCAGGGAAGCCACCAACTGCTTGTTGTGTCAGAGGAGCAGTTCAAG GTGTTCACGCTGCCCAAGGTGAGTGCTAAGCTGAAGCTGAAGCTGACCGCCCTGGAGGGCTCGCGGGTGCGGCGGGTCAGCGTGGCCCACTTCGGCAGCTGTCGAGTGGAGGACTACGGGGAGCATCACCTGGCCGTCCTCACCAACCTGGGTGACGTCCAGGTGGTCTCAGTGCCCCTGCTCAAGCCCCAGGTGCGTTACAGCTGCATCCGCCGGGAGGACGTCAGTGGCATCGCCTCCTGCGTCTTCACCAAATATGGCCAAG GCTTCTACCTGATCTCACCTTCGGAGTTTGAGcgcttctctctctccaccaagTGGCTGGTTGAGCCCCGGTGTCTGGTGGACTCAGCAGAAACCAAGAACCACAGCTGCCCCCGCAATGGATCTGGCCCTGAGAAGGCCTTGGGCAGGGCCAG GAACTCAGGGAGCCAGAGCGATGGAGAGG AGAGAAGGCCCAGCCCCGTGATGGAGCACGCTCTGCTCAATGACGAGA gGGTCCTGAAGGAGATCCAGAGCACGCTGGAGGGAGACCGAGG GAACTATGGTGATTGGCGTTCTCAGCGAGTGGCCGTGAGGTACAGCCTCAGCAATGGGGGAG cGGAGTGA
- the LLGL2 gene encoding LLGL scribble cell polarity complex component 2 isoform X2, with product MRRFLRPGHDLARERLKRDLFQFNKTVEHGFPHQPSALGYSPSLHILAIGTRSGAVKLYGAPGVEFMGLHRENNAVVQIHFLPGQCQLVTLLDDNSLHLWSLKVKGGVSELQEDESFMLRGPPGAAPSATQITVVLPHSSRELLYLGTESGNVFVVQLPAFRTLEDRTISPDAVLQRLPEEARQRRVFEMVEALQEHPRDPHQILIGYSRGLVVIWDLRGSRVLCHFLSSQQLENVCWQRDGRLIVSCHSDGSYHQWPVSTDAQPLEPLHSHVPYGPFPCKAITKIFWLTTRQGSPFTIFQGGMPRASYGDRHCISVIHNDQQTAFDFTSRVIDFTVLAEADPAAAFDDPYALVVLAEEELVVIDLQTAGWPLVQPPYLASLHCSAITCSHHVSNIPLKLWERIIAAGSRQNTHFSTMEWPIDGGTSLAPAPPQRDLLLTGHEDGTVRFWDASGVCLRLLYKLSTVRVFLTDTDPNENLSAQGEDEWPPLRKVGSFDPYSDDPRLGIQKIFLCKYSGYLAVAGTAGQVLVLELNDEEAEHTVEQVEADLLQDQEGYRWKGHERLCARPGPVRFEPGFQPFVLVQCQPPAVVTSLALHSEWRLVAFGTSHGFGLFDHQQRRQVFVKCTLHPSDQLALEGPLSRVKSLKKSLRQSFRRIRRSRVSSRKRRPAGPPGEVPEGSSRAERTGLQNMELAPVQRKIEARSAEDSFTGFVRTLYFADTYLRDSSRHCPSLWAGTNGGAVYAFALRVPPAERRMDELVRAEQAKEIQLMHRAPIVGILVLDGHSVPLPEPLEVAHDLSKSPDMQGSHQLLVVSEEQFKVFTLPKVSAKLKLKLTALEGSRVRRVSVAHFGSCRVEDYGEHHLAVLTNLGDVQVVSVPLLKPQVRYSCIRREDVSGIASCVFTKYGQGFYLISPSEFERFSLSTKWLVEPRCLVDSAETKNHSCPRNGSGPEKALGRARNSGSQSDGEERRPSPVMEHALLNDERVLKEIQSTLEGDRGNYGDWRSQRVAVRYSLSNGGAE from the exons ATGAGGCGGTTCCTGAGGCCGGGACACGACCTTGCACGTGAGAGGCTCAAGCGGGACCTCTTCCAGTTTAACAAG ACGGTGGAACATGGCTTCCCGCACCAGCCCAGTGCCCTCGGCTACAGCCCCTCTCTGCACATCCTGGCCATCGGCACCCGCTCCGGAGCCGTCAAGCT CTATGGTGCCCCAGGGGTGGAGTTCATGGGGCTGCACCGGGAGAACAACGCCGTAGTGCAGATCCATTTCCTGCCTGGCCAG TGCCAGCTGGTCACTCTGCTGGACGACAACAGCCTGCACCTGTGGAGCCTGAAGGTGAAAGGTGGGGTGTCAGAGCTACAGGAGGATGAGAGTTTCATGCTGCGTGGCCCCCCAGG GGCTGCCCCCAGTGCCACACAGATCACCGTGGTCCTGCCACATTCCTCCCGAGAGCTGCTCTACCTGGGCACTGAGAGCGGCAACGTGTTTGTGGTACAGCTGCCTGCCTTCCGCACCCTGGAGGACCGGACCATCAGCCCGGATGCCGTGCTGCAGCG GTTGCCAGAGGAGGCCCGCCAGCGGCGCGTGTTTGAGATGGTGGAGGCTCTGCAGGAACACCCTCGAGACCCCCACCAGATCCTCATCGGCTACAGCCGGGGCCTCGTTGTCATCTGGGACCTGCGGGGCAGCCGTGTGCTCTGCCATTTCCTCAGCAGCCAG CAACTGGAGAACGTGTGCTGGCAGCGGGACGGCCGCCTGATTGTCAGCTGCCATTCTGACGGCAGCTATCACCAGTGGCCTGTGTCCACCGACGCCCAGCCACTGGAGCCCCTGCACAGCCACGTGCCTTACG GTCCTTTTCCTTGCAAAGCTATTACCAAAATCTTCTGGCTGACCACCAGGCAGGG GTCGCCCTTCACCATCTTCCAGGGTGGTATGCCTCGGGCCAGCTATGGGGACCGCCACTGCATCTCAGTGATCCACAATGACCAGCAGACAGCCTTCGACTTCACCTCCCGTGTCATTGACTTTACTGTCCTTGCCGAGGCAGACCCTGCAGCAG CCTTTGATGACCCCTACGCACTAGTGGTGCTGGCTGAGGAGGAGCTGGTGGTGATTGACCTGCAGACAGCCGGTTGGCCGCTGGTCCAGCCTCCCTACCTGGCCTCCCTGCACTGCTCTGCCATCACCTGCTCCCACCACGTCTCCAACATCCCCCTGAAGCTGTGGGAGCGGATCATTGCTGCTGGCAGCCGGCAGAATACACACTTCTCCACCATG GAGTGGCCCATTGATGGTGGCACCAGTctggccccggccccgccccagaGGGACCTGCTGCTCACGGG GCACGAGGATGGCACGGTGCGGTTCTGGGACGCCTCTGGCGTCTGCTTGCGGCTGCTCTATAAACTCAGCACGGTACGAGTGTTCCTCACTGACACAGACCCCAACGAGAACCTCAGTGCCCAGGGCGAAGATGAGTGGCCCCCACTCCGCAAG GTGGGCTCCTTCGACCCCTACAGTGATGATCCCCGGCTGGGCATCCAGAAGATTTTCCTCTGCAAATACAGTGGCTACCTGGCTGTGGCAGGCACGGCAGGGCAG GTGCTCGTGCTGGAGCTGAATGACGAGGAGGCAGAGCACACTGTGGAGCAGGTGGAGGCCGACCTGCTGCAGGACCAGGAGGGCTACCGCTGGAAGGGGCACGAGCGCCTGTGTGCCCGCCCAGGGCCCGTGCGCTTCGAGCCCGGCTTCCAACCCTTTGTGTTGGTGCAGTGCCAGCCCCCGGCTGTGGTCACCTCCTTGGCCCTACACTCTGAGTGGCGGCTCGTGGCCTTTGGCACCAGCCACGGCTTTGGCCTCTTTGACCACCAGCAACGGCGACAGGTCTTTGTCAA GTGCACACTGCACCCCAGCGACCAGCTAGCCTTGGAGGGCCCACTGTCCCGTGTGAAGTCCCTAAAGAAGTCCCTGCGCCAGTCCTTCCGCCGGATACGTCGCAGCCGAGTGTCCAGCCGGAAGCGGCGGCCAGCTGGGCCCCCAGGGGAG GtgccagagggaagctccagggCAGAGCGGACGGGCCTGCAGAACATGGAGCTGGCGCCTGTGCAGCGCAAGATCGAGGCCCGCTCGGCGGAGGACTCCTTCACAGGCTTCGTCCGGACCCTCTACTTCGCTGACACCTACTTGAGGGACA GCTCCCGCCACTGCCCCTCACTGTGGGCTGGAACCAATGGGGGTGCTGTCTACGCCTTCGCCCTGCGTGTGCCCCCCGCTGAGCGGAGAATGGATGAGCTGGTGCGGGCAGAGCAGG CCAAGGAGATCCAGCTAATGCACCGAGCGCCCATAGTGGGCATCCTGGTGCTGGATGGACACAGCGTGCCCCTTCCTGAGCCCCTGGAAGTGGCGCATGACCTGTCGAAGAGCCCAGACATGCAGGGAAGCCACCAACTGCTTGTTGTGTCAGAGGAGCAGTTCAAG GTGTTCACGCTGCCCAAGGTGAGTGCTAAGCTGAAGCTGAAGCTGACCGCCCTGGAGGGCTCGCGGGTGCGGCGGGTCAGCGTGGCCCACTTCGGCAGCTGTCGAGTGGAGGACTACGGGGAGCATCACCTGGCCGTCCTCACCAACCTGGGTGACGTCCAGGTGGTCTCAGTGCCCCTGCTCAAGCCCCAGGTGCGTTACAGCTGCATCCGCCGGGAGGACGTCAGTGGCATCGCCTCCTGCGTCTTCACCAAATATGGCCAAG GCTTCTACCTGATCTCACCTTCGGAGTTTGAGcgcttctctctctccaccaagTGGCTGGTTGAGCCCCGGTGTCTGGTGGACTCAGCAGAAACCAAGAACCACAGCTGCCCCCGCAATGGATCTGGCCCTGAGAAGGCCTTGGGCAGGGCCAG GAACTCAGGGAGCCAGAGCGATGGAGAGG AGAGAAGGCCCAGCCCCGTGATGGAGCACGCTCTGCTCAATGACGAGA gGGTCCTGAAGGAGATCCAGAGCACGCTGGAGGGAGACCGAGG GAACTATGGTGATTGGCGTTCTCAGCGAGTGGCCGTGAGGTACAGCCTCAGCAATGGGGGAG cGGAGTGA
- the LLGL2 gene encoding LLGL scribble cell polarity complex component 2 isoform X3, with protein sequence MIRPSPSRSFIVLTTVEHGFPHQPSALGYSPSLHILAIGTRSGAVKLYGAPGVEFMGLHRENNAVVQIHFLPGQCQLVTLLDDNSLHLWSLKVKGGVSELQEDESFMLRGPPGAAPSATQITVVLPHSSRELLYLGTESGNVFVVQLPAFRTLEDRTISPDAVLQRLPEEARQRRVFEMVEALQEHPRDPHQILIGYSRGLVVIWDLRGSRVLCHFLSSQQLENVCWQRDGRLIVSCHSDGSYHQWPVSTDAQPLEPLHSHVPYGPFPCKAITKIFWLTTRQGSPFTIFQGGMPRASYGDRHCISVIHNDQQTAFDFTSRVIDFTVLAEADPAAAFDDPYALVVLAEEELVVIDLQTAGWPLVQPPYLASLHCSAITCSHHVSNIPLKLWERIIAAGSRQNTHFSTMEWPIDGGTSLAPAPPQRDLLLTGHEDGTVRFWDASGVCLRLLYKLSTVRVFLTDTDPNENLSAQGEDEWPPLRKVGSFDPYSDDPRLGIQKIFLCKYSGYLAVAGTAGQVLVLELNDEEAEHTVEQVEADLLQDQEGYRWKGHERLCARPGPVRFEPGFQPFVLVQCQPPAVVTSLALHSEWRLVAFGTSHGFGLFDHQQRRQVFVKCTLHPSDQLALEGPLSRVKSLKKSLRQSFRRIRRSRVSSRKRRPAGPPGEVPEGSSRAERTGLQNMELAPVQRKIEARSAEDSFTGFVRTLYFADTYLRDSSRHCPSLWAGTNGGAVYAFALRVPPAERRMDELVRAEQAKEIQLMHRAPIVGILVLDGHSVPLPEPLEVAHDLSKSPDMQGSHQLLVVSEEQFKVFTLPKVSAKLKLKLTALEGSRVRRVSVAHFGSCRVEDYGEHHLAVLTNLGDVQVVSVPLLKPQVRYSCIRREDVSGIASCVFTKYGQGFYLISPSEFERFSLSTKWLVEPRCLVDSAETKNHSCPRNGSGPEKALGRARNSGSQSDGEERRPSPVMEHALLNDERVLKEIQSTLEGDRGNYGDWRSQRVAVRYSLSNGGAE encoded by the exons ATGATAAGACCTTCGCcctccaggagttttatagtccTGACG ACGGTGGAACATGGCTTCCCGCACCAGCCCAGTGCCCTCGGCTACAGCCCCTCTCTGCACATCCTGGCCATCGGCACCCGCTCCGGAGCCGTCAAGCT CTATGGTGCCCCAGGGGTGGAGTTCATGGGGCTGCACCGGGAGAACAACGCCGTAGTGCAGATCCATTTCCTGCCTGGCCAG TGCCAGCTGGTCACTCTGCTGGACGACAACAGCCTGCACCTGTGGAGCCTGAAGGTGAAAGGTGGGGTGTCAGAGCTACAGGAGGATGAGAGTTTCATGCTGCGTGGCCCCCCAGG GGCTGCCCCCAGTGCCACACAGATCACCGTGGTCCTGCCACATTCCTCCCGAGAGCTGCTCTACCTGGGCACTGAGAGCGGCAACGTGTTTGTGGTACAGCTGCCTGCCTTCCGCACCCTGGAGGACCGGACCATCAGCCCGGATGCCGTGCTGCAGCG GTTGCCAGAGGAGGCCCGCCAGCGGCGCGTGTTTGAGATGGTGGAGGCTCTGCAGGAACACCCTCGAGACCCCCACCAGATCCTCATCGGCTACAGCCGGGGCCTCGTTGTCATCTGGGACCTGCGGGGCAGCCGTGTGCTCTGCCATTTCCTCAGCAGCCAG CAACTGGAGAACGTGTGCTGGCAGCGGGACGGCCGCCTGATTGTCAGCTGCCATTCTGACGGCAGCTATCACCAGTGGCCTGTGTCCACCGACGCCCAGCCACTGGAGCCCCTGCACAGCCACGTGCCTTACG GTCCTTTTCCTTGCAAAGCTATTACCAAAATCTTCTGGCTGACCACCAGGCAGGG GTCGCCCTTCACCATCTTCCAGGGTGGTATGCCTCGGGCCAGCTATGGGGACCGCCACTGCATCTCAGTGATCCACAATGACCAGCAGACAGCCTTCGACTTCACCTCCCGTGTCATTGACTTTACTGTCCTTGCCGAGGCAGACCCTGCAGCAG CCTTTGATGACCCCTACGCACTAGTGGTGCTGGCTGAGGAGGAGCTGGTGGTGATTGACCTGCAGACAGCCGGTTGGCCGCTGGTCCAGCCTCCCTACCTGGCCTCCCTGCACTGCTCTGCCATCACCTGCTCCCACCACGTCTCCAACATCCCCCTGAAGCTGTGGGAGCGGATCATTGCTGCTGGCAGCCGGCAGAATACACACTTCTCCACCATG GAGTGGCCCATTGATGGTGGCACCAGTctggccccggccccgccccagaGGGACCTGCTGCTCACGGG GCACGAGGATGGCACGGTGCGGTTCTGGGACGCCTCTGGCGTCTGCTTGCGGCTGCTCTATAAACTCAGCACGGTACGAGTGTTCCTCACTGACACAGACCCCAACGAGAACCTCAGTGCCCAGGGCGAAGATGAGTGGCCCCCACTCCGCAAG GTGGGCTCCTTCGACCCCTACAGTGATGATCCCCGGCTGGGCATCCAGAAGATTTTCCTCTGCAAATACAGTGGCTACCTGGCTGTGGCAGGCACGGCAGGGCAG GTGCTCGTGCTGGAGCTGAATGACGAGGAGGCAGAGCACACTGTGGAGCAGGTGGAGGCCGACCTGCTGCAGGACCAGGAGGGCTACCGCTGGAAGGGGCACGAGCGCCTGTGTGCCCGCCCAGGGCCCGTGCGCTTCGAGCCCGGCTTCCAACCCTTTGTGTTGGTGCAGTGCCAGCCCCCGGCTGTGGTCACCTCCTTGGCCCTACACTCTGAGTGGCGGCTCGTGGCCTTTGGCACCAGCCACGGCTTTGGCCTCTTTGACCACCAGCAACGGCGACAGGTCTTTGTCAA GTGCACACTGCACCCCAGCGACCAGCTAGCCTTGGAGGGCCCACTGTCCCGTGTGAAGTCCCTAAAGAAGTCCCTGCGCCAGTCCTTCCGCCGGATACGTCGCAGCCGAGTGTCCAGCCGGAAGCGGCGGCCAGCTGGGCCCCCAGGGGAG GtgccagagggaagctccagggCAGAGCGGACGGGCCTGCAGAACATGGAGCTGGCGCCTGTGCAGCGCAAGATCGAGGCCCGCTCGGCGGAGGACTCCTTCACAGGCTTCGTCCGGACCCTCTACTTCGCTGACACCTACTTGAGGGACA GCTCCCGCCACTGCCCCTCACTGTGGGCTGGAACCAATGGGGGTGCTGTCTACGCCTTCGCCCTGCGTGTGCCCCCCGCTGAGCGGAGAATGGATGAGCTGGTGCGGGCAGAGCAGG CCAAGGAGATCCAGCTAATGCACCGAGCGCCCATAGTGGGCATCCTGGTGCTGGATGGACACAGCGTGCCCCTTCCTGAGCCCCTGGAAGTGGCGCATGACCTGTCGAAGAGCCCAGACATGCAGGGAAGCCACCAACTGCTTGTTGTGTCAGAGGAGCAGTTCAAG GTGTTCACGCTGCCCAAGGTGAGTGCTAAGCTGAAGCTGAAGCTGACCGCCCTGGAGGGCTCGCGGGTGCGGCGGGTCAGCGTGGCCCACTTCGGCAGCTGTCGAGTGGAGGACTACGGGGAGCATCACCTGGCCGTCCTCACCAACCTGGGTGACGTCCAGGTGGTCTCAGTGCCCCTGCTCAAGCCCCAGGTGCGTTACAGCTGCATCCGCCGGGAGGACGTCAGTGGCATCGCCTCCTGCGTCTTCACCAAATATGGCCAAG GCTTCTACCTGATCTCACCTTCGGAGTTTGAGcgcttctctctctccaccaagTGGCTGGTTGAGCCCCGGTGTCTGGTGGACTCAGCAGAAACCAAGAACCACAGCTGCCCCCGCAATGGATCTGGCCCTGAGAAGGCCTTGGGCAGGGCCAG GAACTCAGGGAGCCAGAGCGATGGAGAGG AGAGAAGGCCCAGCCCCGTGATGGAGCACGCTCTGCTCAATGACGAGA gGGTCCTGAAGGAGATCCAGAGCACGCTGGAGGGAGACCGAGG GAACTATGGTGATTGGCGTTCTCAGCGAGTGGCCGTGAGGTACAGCCTCAGCAATGGGGGAG cGGAGTGA